A stretch of Manis javanica isolate MJ-LG chromosome 1, MJ_LKY, whole genome shotgun sequence DNA encodes these proteins:
- the IAH1 gene encoding isoamyl acetate-hydrolyzing esterase 1 homolog isoform X3, producing the protein MALCDAVARGSPLLWPRVLLFGDSITQFSFQQGGWGASLADKLVRKCDVLNRGFSGYNTRWAKIILPSLIREGNSLDTPVAVTIFFGANDSALKDENPKQHIPLREYSGNLKSMVQYLRSVGVPEHRIVLITPPPLCEAAWEKECLTLGCKLNRLNSVVGEYASACLQVAQDCGTDALDLWTLMQKDRQDVSSYLSDGLHLSPKGNEFLFSHLWPLIEKKVSSLPLLLPYWRDIPEAGPELSLLGDGDH; encoded by the exons ATGGCGCTGTGCGACGCGGTGGCCCGCGGCAGCCCTCTGCTGTGGCCTCGGGTGTTGCTCTTCGGAGACTCCATCACCCAG ttttctttccagCAGGGTGGATGGGGAGCATCGCTGGCTGACAAGCTGGTCAG AAAATGTGATGTTCTGAATCGTGGATTTTCAGGTTATAATACCAGATGGGCCAAAATTATCCTTCCAAGCTTAATCAGGGAAGGGAACAGTTTGGACACCCCAGTAGCAGTTACAATTTTCTTTGGTGCCAATGACAGTGCACTAAAAG ATGAGAATCCCAAGCAGCACATCCCCCTGCGCGAGTACAGTGGGAACCTAAAGAGCATGGTGCAGTACCTGAGGTCTGTGGGCGTCCCTGAGCACAGGATCGTCCTCATCACGCCACCTCCACTCTGTGAGGCAGCTTGGGAAAAGGAGTGCCTCACGCTAG GTTGCAAACTAAATCGCCTGAACTCAGTTGTTGGCGAATATGCCAGTGCCTGTTTACAAGTAGCCCAAGACTGTGGGACTGATGCCCTTGACCTGTGGACCCTCATGCAGAAGGACAGGCAG GACGTTTCATCCTACTTATCAGATGGACTACACTTATCACCAAAGGGAAATGAGTTTTTGTTCTCCCATCTATGGCCTTTGATAGAGAAGAAAGTGTCTTCCCTGCCTTTGCTGCTCCCTTACTGGCGAGACATACCAGAAGCAGGACCGGAACTGAGTCTTCTGGGAGACGGGGATCATTAG
- the IAH1 gene encoding isoamyl acetate-hydrolyzing esterase 1 homolog isoform X2, translated as MVVGSSPVALLSGLGVRRGSCGDTGQRAGGLAVGRPSGLAAPLGGTWAPHQTREERRRGRAFQEATRLISDWLGAKEALVEEVRGAQRTKGRQPRRRHQSIRLRAPRPNPDLAPPLPDIRPGPAPELWRCATRWPAAALCCGLGCCSSETPSPRKCDVLNRGFSGYNTRWAKIILPSLIREGNSLDTPVAVTIFFGANDSALKDENPKQHIPLREYSGNLKSMVQYLRSVGVPEHRIVLITPPPLCEAAWEKECLTLGCKLNRLNSVVGEYASACLQVAQDCGTDALDLWTLMQKDRQDVSSYLSDGLHLSPKGNEFLFSHLWPLIEKKVSSLPLLLPYWRDIPEAGPELSLLGDGDH; from the exons ATGGTTGTTGGGAGTAGCCCGGTAGCCCTCCTTTCGGGGTTGGGAGTCCGCCGGGGCAGCTGCGGGGACACTGGCCAGAGGGCGGGTGGGTTGGCAGTTGGGCGGCCCTCTGGCCTCGCGGCGCCTCTCGGGGGCACGTGGGCTCCGCACCAAACTCGGGAGGAACGAAGACGAGGCCGAGCTTTCCAAGAAGCAACACGTCTTATAAGTGACTGGTTGGGCGCCAAAGAGGCGCTAGTAGAGGAGGTCCGCGGGGCACAGAGGACGAAGGGCCGCCAGCCCCGACGGCGCCACCAGAGCATAAGGCTGCGCGCGCCCCGCCCCAATCCCGAcctggccccgcccctcccggATATCCGGCCTGGCCCCGCCCCGGAGCTATGGCGCTGTGCGACGCGGTGGCCCGCGGCAGCCCTCTGCTGTGGCCTCGGGTGTTGCTCTTCGGAGACTCCATCACCCAG AAAATGTGATGTTCTGAATCGTGGATTTTCAGGTTATAATACCAGATGGGCCAAAATTATCCTTCCAAGCTTAATCAGGGAAGGGAACAGTTTGGACACCCCAGTAGCAGTTACAATTTTCTTTGGTGCCAATGACAGTGCACTAAAAG ATGAGAATCCCAAGCAGCACATCCCCCTGCGCGAGTACAGTGGGAACCTAAAGAGCATGGTGCAGTACCTGAGGTCTGTGGGCGTCCCTGAGCACAGGATCGTCCTCATCACGCCACCTCCACTCTGTGAGGCAGCTTGGGAAAAGGAGTGCCTCACGCTAG GTTGCAAACTAAATCGCCTGAACTCAGTTGTTGGCGAATATGCCAGTGCCTGTTTACAAGTAGCCCAAGACTGTGGGACTGATGCCCTTGACCTGTGGACCCTCATGCAGAAGGACAGGCAG GACGTTTCATCCTACTTATCAGATGGACTACACTTATCACCAAAGGGAAATGAGTTTTTGTTCTCCCATCTATGGCCTTTGATAGAGAAGAAAGTGTCTTCCCTGCCTTTGCTGCTCCCTTACTGGCGAGACATACCAGAAGCAGGACCGGAACTGAGTCTTCTGGGAGACGGGGATCATTAG
- the IAH1 gene encoding isoamyl acetate-hydrolyzing esterase 1 homolog isoform X1 — protein sequence MVQYLRSVGVPEHRIVLITPPPLCEAAWEKECLTLGCKLNRLNSVVGEYASACLQVAQDCGTDALDLWTLMQKDRQDVSSYLSDGLHLSPKGNEFLFSHLWPLIEKKVSSLPLLLPYWRDIPEAGPELSLLGDGDH from the exons ATGGTGCAGTACCTGAGGTCTGTGGGCGTCCCTGAGCACAGGATCGTCCTCATCACGCCACCTCCACTCTGTGAGGCAGCTTGGGAAAAGGAGTGCCTCACGCTAG GTTGCAAACTAAATCGCCTGAACTCAGTTGTTGGCGAATATGCCAGTGCCTGTTTACAAGTAGCCCAAGACTGTGGGACTGATGCCCTTGACCTGTGGACCCTCATGCAGAAGGACAGGCAG GACGTTTCATCCTACTTATCAGATGGACTACACTTATCACCAAAGGGAAATGAGTTTTTGTTCTCCCATCTATGGCCTTTGATAGAGAAGAAAGTGTCTTCCCTGCCTTTGCTGCTCCCTTACTGGCGAGACATACCAGAAGCAGGACCGGAACTGAGTCTTCTGGGAGACGGGGATCATTAG